A window of Aquisalimonas asiatica genomic DNA:
GGGATATGAGATGCTCTAACAAGGCGCTCGTTCGGACGCAAACCACGCTGCGCTTCGTTTGCGCCGCACAGCTTCGGCGTTAACCATATGATCGCGTACTTTTTTCCATTTGTTGCAGTTGTTGTTCTGACCGTTTTAGCGAAGGTGTCGGCGGGAATTGAGCTTCAGCGCGACGAATTGCTTCCGCTCCTAAATTTTGAGCCGTTTGTGTATGTTCTTTTTCTGGGGGCAGGTGTTTCGCTCATTGTCTCTCACCGATCACGTGTCCCAGAAATTTTGGGAACTTATCTCGTAGTTCCTTTTTCTGGGGCCCTTACAGGGTGGGGGGGGGCGGGTCTCACCATTGTGGAGCTGCTGTCAGGACACTGGCAAAACGTCCCGGTCGGCATTGCGCTGTCGGTTTTAATGGCTGCCATCACACTAGCGCCTGTGTTAATTGTTGGTAACGCTGCAAATTTCACAGCTGACGTGCGGAGTCGCTTGTTCAGAAAGCCACCGCATGTGTGGCTCACGTATCTTATGGCTGTCTCCTTGGCTGCCGGTGGTCTATTCGGTTTGTGGAGTTTGTATGGTTAACCAGGCGGTCAGCCGGACGCCAAAAGCTTACCGCTTTTGGTTCCCTGCGCTGGCGTTCCGGCGCCGGTTACCTTAACGTTGGGCAGATGAGAGCATTGGAGTTCCCGTGGCACGCAACATCGAGATCAAGACTCGTTCAACCAGCTTTGAGGAGCAGGCTCGGATAGCCGCCCGCATTGCAGATGGCCCACCTGTACTGATCGAGCAGACGGACACCTTCTTTCATGTGCCACGCGGTCGGCTCAAGCTCAGGGAGTTCGGCAACGGTACAGGTGAGTTGATCCAGTACATCCGAGCGGATTCCTCGGGACCCAAGCAGTCGACGTATGTCCGCTCGCCAACGCACGAGCCTCAGTCTCTAAAGGAAGCTCTGTCAGCCGCGCTTGGCGTTCGCGCCATCGTGCAGAAGCGGCGCACGCTGTTTATGGTTGGGCAAACCCGAATCCACCTGGACGAGGTGAAGGGGCTGGGCCGATTCATCGAACTTGAGGTTGTGCTTCGGCCGGAGCAGACCGAAGAGGAGGGGGACTCTCGTCGCGGAGCAGCTAATGTCAAAGCTTGGCATCCACCAAGTCGATTTGGTCGCGGGGGCATATGTAGATCTGCTGGCGAGTGGAAGGCCCAACAACAGCGTGGAGCCGACGCGCTAACGCTCACGTTGGGCCGACAGAGGAGGAGCAGAATGGTTGCTACCGGTAAATGTCCGAAGTGTGAAAGTGTCGTTAGCTCTGTCCGAATAGAGGATGTTGACGGCAAGGTGGGGTTCCAGTCCAAGTGGCACTGCATTTCGTACTGCTGTCCTTCGTGCAACACCGTGCTGGGCGTTCAAATGGACCCGGTTGCATTAAAGACGGATACCATTAACGGAGTGGTAGAGAAGCTGCGCGGTCAAGTATGAAGCGCTGGATGGTTGGCGCATAGGAGGCGGAGTGGCAATCTGCAATGCGATCCAGAACATGACGAAGTTGAGTTTCGTATACCACGGGTATCCTAGGGTGGTGGAACCACACACCTATGGCATCGACACCAAGGGGCATGAAGCGCTGCGCGCTTATCAGGTCGCCGGTGGCAGCGAGTCTGGTGAATACGCTGGCTGGAAGCTCTTTCATGCGCAGGAAATGCGAGGGTTACAGGTGCTGGAAGAGGGCTTTGCCGGACCTCGGCAGGGCTACAAGCGGGGAGACAAGGCATTCTCCCATATCCGATGCCAGCTGTAGCATAGCCATGCCCAACGAGGCGCTCGTTCGGACGCTCCTTACGTCGCGCCGCACAGCTTGAACGTTAGCGATCAATAGAGAGGGTGGTTATGTCTGTGAGGGACTATGAAGAAAGGCCGTTTGTAGTCGCCGTTGATGCTAATGGGGCGGATGACTGCGGGATCGAACCGAATCCGTCTGACGGTGGAAGAACGGAGACTGCATGGGTGAAGCTTGTCGACGACGAGACAGGGACGCTTTGGGCCATGGCCTCAGTGCAGGTATATGAAAGGCCGATTCCTTACACCGACCATGAAGAAAGAATCTTTTCAGAAGACGACGTTTCAATAGAGCTATTCGAGGTCGAGGATAGCGAAACGGTTCCACCCAGGATAGTAGAAAAGTTGCTTGAGGACACGAATGCGGTAGAAATCTTGCGCCACGTATGTCGCGAAGCGGATCAAGAAGATCACTCGCTGTAGTGGGAACGGATATCGTGCTAACAAGCCGGTGAACCCGACGCCGGAAAGTAACGCGGCGCTTCGCGGGAAACAAAGTGGCGGCGCGGTTTGCCGGCGACGTTAGCTCTGCAGAGGAAAACTTATGCCACATAAACTTAAAGGCAGAGATGGAAAGGCCATAACTATTCCTGATGGCGGGCACGGGCTTCAAGGTCGTGACGGACACATGGTTGCGATCCCAAAGGGTGGGCATGGCTTGCAAGGCAGAGATGGTAGAATGGTAGCCATTCGCGCTGGTGGTCATGGGCTACAGGGGCGCGATGGGCGTATGGTTTATATTCCTAATGGTGGGCATGGCCTCCAAGGCCGTGATGGTCGCATGGTCGCTATACCTAAAGGAAAGCATGGTGTCGAAGATGAGAAAGGTCGTATTCGAGTCAAGAGCTAACAAGGCCATTAAATTCGCTCCCTGCGGTCGCCGTGACCTTGCCCGACTGAATTGGATTGGACACGTTCATGCGGCCAGTTTCCCGAAGGCGGCCGGCGATTGAAAGCCCAGCGCTGAGTGCAGCCGCCGCCGATTGTAGAACCGGAGGTAGTCATCGACATGGCTGACCAGCGCGGACACGGATTGCTGCAGGTGGGCCTCGGTGACGTCGGACTCGGCCTTCAGCGTGCCAAAGAAGGACTCCACATGGGCGTTGTCGTAGCAGTACGCCCGGCGACTCATGCTCTGCGTCAGGCTGTGGCGGGCGAGCAGCGCCTTGAAGCTGTTGGCGGCGTACTCGATGCCCTGATCCGAATGAAACAGCGCACCGCGGCGCGGCCGATGATGTTGCAGGGCGTTGATCAACGCCGCACAAGTCAGCTCAGCCGTGCGCTGCTGCGATGTCGCCCAACCAAGGATCTGTCGAGTGTATTGATCCATGACCACCGCCAAGAACAGCCAACCGCGCTGCGTGTGGATATACGTGTAATCGCCGACCCAGACCTCGCCGCGCCGGTTCGCCGGCCCTTGCTCCAGAAGCCTGTTCGGCACCTGATACTGAGCAGCCCTTCCAGGGCGCGGGCGATAGCGCTTCGCCTGACGGGCAACCAGTCCATCTTCACGCATCAGCCGGGCCACGTGATGGCGCCCACACGGGTATCCCATGCCATCCAGCACCTGCTTGATGCGCGGGCTGCCATAGATGCCTCGATTGGCAGCAAAGGCCTGGCGAATGGGCTTGAGCAATACGGCATCCTCAATGGCTTGGGCACTCGGCATCCGCTGCGACCACTCGTAGAAGCTGCTCCGCGGCACGCCAAGGGCGTCACACAGGCGCTTCACCGAGAAGCGGTCCCGCCGCTCGGCTATGAATCGGTATCTCCCGGTCGGCGTTGTCCGAAAAAACGCCGCGCTTCCCTGAGGATCTCGTTCTCCTCGTTCAGCTTGCGGTTGTCACGCTTCAACGCCCGGATCTGCCGCCGTAGCTCCGCGGCTTCGGCGTCACTACCCTTGGGAGGCTTTGCCATGAATCGACCCTCGCGGTATTCCTTCTTCCAGCGTGACAGCATAAACGGGTGGATGCCCAGCCGTGCAGCCACGGCCTGGGTCTGGACGCCGGGTTGCAGCGCGAGCTCCACGGCTTCAACCTTGAACTGGTCATCGTAGCGGCGGTACTTCATGGATCACCTCATCAATTGCAAAAACGAAGAGGTGTCCAATTCAGCCGGGCAA
This region includes:
- a CDS encoding class IV adenylate cyclase codes for the protein MARNIEIKTRSTSFEEQARIAARIADGPPVLIEQTDTFFHVPRGRLKLREFGNGTGELIQYIRADSSGPKQSTYVRSPTHEPQSLKEALSAALGVRAIVQKRRTLFMVGQTRIHLDEVKGLGRFIELEVVLRPEQTEEEGDSRRGAANVKAWHPPSRFGRGGICRSAGEWKAQQQRGADALTLTLGRQRRSRMVATGKCPKCESVVSSVRIEDVDGKVGFQSKWHCISYCCPSCNTVLGVQMDPVALKTDTINGVVEKLRGQV
- a CDS encoding IS3 family transposase translates to MKRLCDALGVPRSSFYEWSQRMPSAQAIEDAVLLKPIRQAFAANRGIYGSPRIKQVLDGMGYPCGRHHVARLMREDGLVARQAKRYRPRPGRAAQYQVPNRLLEQGPANRRGEVWVGDYTYIHTQRGWLFLAVVMDQYTRQILGWATSQQRTAELTCAALINALQHHRPRRGALFHSDQGIEYAANSFKALLARHSLTQSMSRRAYCYDNAHVESFFGTLKAESDVTEAHLQQSVSALVSHVDDYLRFYNRRRLHSALGFQSPAAFGKLAA
- a CDS encoding transposase: MKYRRYDDQFKVEAVELALQPGVQTQAVAARLGIHPFMLSRWKKEYREGRFMAKPPKGSDAEAAELRRQIRALKRDNRKLNEENEILREARRFFGQRRPGDTDS